In a genomic window of Sphingobacteriaceae bacterium:
- a CDS encoding NifU family protein has product MDQVQERNNEVNATIERVIEQIRPAIQADGGDVQFVDYEDGVVKLRLLGACVGCPMSTLTLQAGIERMIRREVPDIKGVMAV; this is encoded by the coding sequence ATGGACCAGGTCCAAGAACGCAACAACGAAGTGAACGCCACCATTGAGCGCGTGATCGAGCAAATCCGGCCGGCCATCCAGGCGGACGGCGGCGACGTCCAGTTCGTCGACTACGAGGACGGGGTGGTCAAGCTCCGCCTCCTGGGCGCCTGCGTCGGCTGCCCCATGTCCACCTTGACCTTGCAGGCCGGCATCGAACGCATGATTCGACGGGAAGTGCCCGACATCAAGGGTGTTATGGCGGTGTAG
- a CDS encoding MFS transporter yields MGGQPNTRGILAALIAAHLCIDLTQGAVPALGSYMENFHNWSYTQVGSLALITSVTSVALQPLAGAYGDRARNGIMIPLGLLLTGSGLLLAALSSPASTLAITLGVALTGAGVAVFHPDGMRAAHFTTGDRRATGMSLFLVGGNLGIALGPVTAALGMSAFGLPGLLLAAVPSFAAFVLLARLLPALRSLWSRPRERPEEAKTEAGPVPVNWSGQIRVLAVVTLRAMFQMTVITYLPLYVTGVLGGSLTGGNFLTSLYLLGGAVGTLIGGPLADRIGLRRYLTGSLALIGPTHFLTLAAPAALKPFLLMVQGGMLVSTMAISIVLSQEYAPSNLALVSGLNAGANIGLGGLGAALAGMAADTWGLLPVLTVAAALPILAALVSRTLPPTEPAAPAGAGSPAGGAGMVQYEEPDGGR; encoded by the coding sequence ATGGGTGGGCAGCCCAATACAAGAGGCATACTGGCCGCCCTCATCGCGGCCCATCTGTGCATCGACCTGACCCAGGGGGCGGTGCCCGCCCTGGGTTCCTACATGGAAAATTTCCACAACTGGAGCTACACCCAGGTGGGGTCCCTGGCCCTCATCACGTCGGTGACGTCGGTGGCCCTGCAGCCCCTGGCGGGGGCTTACGGCGACCGGGCCCGCAACGGCATCATGATTCCCCTGGGGTTGCTGTTGACGGGGTCGGGCCTGCTCTTGGCGGCCTTAAGCTCCCCTGCGTCCACCCTGGCCATCACCTTGGGCGTGGCCTTGACGGGGGCGGGCGTGGCCGTCTTCCACCCCGACGGCATGCGGGCGGCCCACTTCACCACGGGGGACCGCCGGGCCACGGGCATGTCCCTCTTCCTGGTGGGCGGCAACTTGGGCATCGCCCTGGGGCCCGTCACGGCGGCCCTGGGCATGTCGGCCTTCGGCCTGCCGGGCTTGCTGCTGGCGGCGGTCCCGTCCTTTGCGGCCTTCGTCCTGCTGGCCCGCCTGCTGCCGGCCCTGCGCAGCCTGTGGTCCCGGCCCCGGGAACGGCCGGAAGAGGCGAAAACGGAGGCTGGGCCGGTGCCGGTGAACTGGTCCGGCCAGATACGGGTGCTGGCCGTAGTCACCTTGCGGGCCATGTTCCAAATGACGGTCATCACTTACCTGCCCTTGTACGTAACGGGCGTTCTGGGCGGCAGCCTCACCGGCGGCAACTTCCTCACCAGCCTGTACCTGCTGGGCGGGGCGGTGGGCACCCTCATCGGCGGCCCCCTGGCCGATCGCATCGGCCTGCGCAGGTATTTGACGGGCAGCCTGGCCCTGATCGGGCCCACTCATTTCCTGACCCTGGCGGCTCCCGCCGCCCTGAAGCCCTTCCTGCTCATGGTCCAGGGCGGGATGCTGGTTTCCACCATGGCCATATCCATCGTCTTGAGCCAGGAATATGCACCCAGCAACCTGGCCTTGGTGTCGGGCCTCAACGCCGGGGCCAACATCGGCCTGGGCGGGCTGGGCGCCGCCCTGGCGGGCATGGCGGCCGACACATGGGGCCTGCTGCCGGTGCTGACGGTGGCGGCGGCCCTGCCCATCCTGGCGGCCCTGGTGAGCAGGACCCTGCCGCCCACCGAGCCCGCTGCCCCGGCGGGCGCCGGTTCGCCTGCCGGCGGGGCCGGTATGGTACAATATGAAGAACCCGATGGTGGGAGGTGA
- the ruvB gene encoding Holliday junction branch migration DNA helicase RuvB — translation MNRIRLVGGEAQGEDLQHEPTLRPRSLSEYIGQREVLEKLEIAIEAARGRGEPLDHLLLHGPPGLGKTTLAHIVANEMGARLVATSGPAIERTGDLMGILTNLEYGDVLFIDEIHRLPRAVEEFIYPAMEDFRVDFVVDRGAFARTIKVNLKPFTLVGATTRAGALTSPLRERFGLFYHLDFYSPEDLEQIIQRSARIIGLPLEPEACRTIARCSRGTPRVANRLLKRLRDYAQVRGNGTATLTTAQAALALEGVDHLGLDRLDRQFLQALIDVYDGGPAGIEALAATLNEEPDTLAEVVEPFLLKMGLVIRTPSGRKATPAAYEHLKQVRQRLQ, via the coding sequence ATGAACCGCATACGCCTGGTGGGGGGCGAAGCCCAGGGGGAAGACCTGCAGCACGAGCCCACCCTGCGGCCCCGCTCCCTGTCGGAGTACATCGGCCAGCGGGAAGTGCTGGAGAAGCTGGAAATCGCCATCGAGGCCGCCCGGGGCAGGGGGGAGCCCTTGGATCATCTCCTCCTCCACGGCCCTCCGGGCTTGGGGAAGACCACCCTGGCCCACATCGTGGCCAACGAGATGGGAGCCCGGCTGGTGGCCACCTCGGGGCCGGCCATCGAGCGGACGGGCGATCTGATGGGCATCTTGACCAACCTGGAGTACGGCGACGTCCTGTTCATCGATGAAATCCACCGCCTGCCCCGGGCGGTGGAGGAGTTCATCTATCCCGCCATGGAGGACTTCCGGGTGGACTTCGTGGTGGACCGGGGCGCCTTCGCCCGCACCATCAAGGTGAACTTGAAGCCTTTCACCTTGGTGGGCGCCACCACCAGGGCCGGCGCCTTGACCTCGCCCCTGAGGGAGCGGTTCGGCCTCTTCTACCATTTGGACTTTTACAGCCCCGAGGACTTGGAGCAGATCATACAGCGCTCGGCCCGCATCATCGGCCTGCCCTTGGAGCCGGAGGCCTGCCGCACCATCGCCCGCTGCTCCCGGGGAACCCCCCGGGTGGCCAATCGCCTCCTGAAGCGGCTGCGGGACTACGCCCAGGTGCGGGGCAACGGCACCGCCACCTTGACCACCGCCCAAGCGGCCCTGGCCTTGGAAGGGGTGGATCACCTGGGCCTGGACCGCTTGGACCGGCAGTTCCTCCAAGCCCTCATCGATGTCTACGACGGCGGTCCCGCGGGCATCGAGGCCCTGGCCGCCACCCTCAATGAAGAGCCCGACACCTTGGCGGAAGTGGTGGAGCCCTTCCTATTGAAAATGGGCTTGGTGATCAGGACCCCCAGCGGGCGCAAGGCCACGCCGGCGGCTTACGAGCACCTCAAGCAGGTTCGGCAGCGCCTTCAGTGA
- the ruvA gene encoding Holliday junction branch migration protein RuvA, whose translation MIERLVGELHTLAGEEAVVMVGGVGYGVLLPPVAAEALVPRVGETVRLYTHYYLQGGVGSVSLTPTLIGFLQSEEREFYRLLLQVSGLGPRGALRAFSRPPAAIAQAIAAGDKAFLQQLPGVGAQRAAAIIQQLQDKVAAFLPVVEAGAGPAPQAAGVPGAAGANGVPGLPAEVVDEVLAVLEQLGYQQREAQRMVAAAGARLEGPATAENVIQAIFRRAKGGVGS comes from the coding sequence ATGATCGAGCGCCTGGTAGGGGAGCTGCATACGTTGGCCGGGGAGGAGGCCGTGGTGATGGTGGGCGGCGTGGGCTACGGCGTGCTCCTGCCGCCGGTGGCGGCGGAAGCCCTGGTCCCCCGGGTGGGGGAAACGGTCCGCCTGTACACCCATTACTATCTCCAGGGAGGGGTGGGCAGCGTGAGCCTGACGCCCACCCTCATCGGCTTTCTCCAGTCCGAGGAGCGGGAGTTCTACCGCCTCCTGCTGCAGGTGAGCGGCCTAGGGCCCCGGGGGGCCCTGCGGGCCTTCAGCCGGCCGCCGGCGGCCATCGCCCAGGCCATCGCCGCCGGGGACAAGGCCTTCCTGCAGCAATTGCCGGGGGTGGGCGCCCAGCGGGCCGCCGCCATCATCCAGCAGCTCCAGGACAAGGTGGCCGCCTTCCTCCCCGTGGTGGAGGCCGGAGCCGGCCCGGCGCCGCAAGCCGCGGGGGTGCCCGGGGCCGCCGGGGCCAACGGCGTGCCCGGCCTGCCGGCGGAGGTGGTGGACGAAGTGCTGGCGGTGCTGGAGCAGTTGGGCTACCAGCAGCGGGAAGCCCAGCGCATGGTGGCCGCCGCCGGCGCCAGGCTGGAAGGCCCGGCCACGGCTGAAAACGTCATTCAAGCCATCTTCCGGCGCGCGAAGGGCGGTGTCGGGTCATGA
- the ruvC gene encoding crossover junction endodeoxyribonuclease RuvC, producing MDEARVVLGIDPGLAVTGYAILRFPGGRQRDAGPRVVEAGIIRTAPGQDLARRLDDIYRGVAGILDQHPVDWVAVEDLYTNYRHPPTALLMAHARGVVLLAAAQAGTPVESFPPARVKQALTGRGDAGKAQVQHMVQNYLGLRELPRPDHVADAMAVALAWGHLGPLTAGLRGKRT from the coding sequence ATGGATGAAGCCCGGGTGGTGCTGGGCATAGACCCCGGGCTGGCCGTCACGGGCTACGCGATATTGCGGTTCCCGGGCGGCCGGCAAAGGGACGCCGGTCCCCGGGTCGTTGAGGCGGGCATCATCCGCACCGCTCCGGGGCAGGACCTGGCCCGGCGCCTGGACGACATCTACCGCGGGGTGGCCGGCATCCTGGACCAGCATCCGGTGGACTGGGTGGCCGTCGAAGATTTGTACACCAATTACCGGCATCCGCCCACGGCCCTCCTCATGGCCCACGCCCGGGGGGTGGTGCTGCTGGCGGCAGCCCAGGCGGGGACCCCGGTGGAGTCCTTCCCCCCGGCCCGGGTGAAGCAGGCCCTGACGGGACGGGGCGATGCCGGCAAGGCCCAGGTCCAGCACATGGTGCAGAACTACTTGGGCCTGCGGGAACTGCCCCGTCCGGACCATGTGGCCGACGCCATGGCCGTGGCCCTGGCCTGGGGCCACCTGGGCCCCTTGACCGCCGGCCTGAGAGGGAAGAGGACATGA
- a CDS encoding NifU N-terminal domain-containing protein, with the protein MSPVNVTPQPTPNPNSVKFTLDRPVVVGDSKSYFSPEEADTPLAKMLFEVEGVAGLFFLNNFITVTKSPDADWNTVVPDVEERIKKYFSG; encoded by the coding sequence GTGAGTCCCGTAAACGTAACACCGCAACCCACTCCCAATCCCAACAGTGTGAAGTTCACCCTGGACCGCCCGGTAGTGGTCGGCGACAGCAAGTCCTACTTCAGTCCTGAAGAGGCCGACACGCCTTTGGCCAAGATGCTGTTCGAGGTGGAGGGTGTAGCCGGGCTGTTCTTCCTCAACAACTTCATTACGGTTACCAAGAGTCCCGATGCCGACTGGAACACCGTAGTGCCCGACGTAGAAGAACGGATCAAGAAGTACTTTTCAGGCTGA